The sequence below is a genomic window from Wyeomyia smithii strain HCP4-BCI-WySm-NY-G18 chromosome 1, ASM2978416v1, whole genome shotgun sequence.
CCATTAAAAGCCATTGGCTTCGAGGCATCAGGGTAATGCAACAGAGCAGCGTTTGCAAGAGATTGCTTGCATTTCATAAAGTCCTGCTCTGACTGTTCATCCCAGCTAATCTTTCTAATATCGTTTTTTCTGTTATCGGGGATCAGGCTTCGAAGGTTCCCTGAACTTCGACAGCGTGCGGTATGAAACGCTTGTATACATTTACTAGTGCAAGAAACGACGCAGATCTTTTACGGTAACAGGAGTGCTGTATTCTAGAACTACTGCAACTCGTGACGGAAGCGGTCGGATTCCTGATTTGTTAATCGTGTAACCCAGAAATTCTACTTCTGGCTTTGCGAAGTGACATTTATCTGCATTTATCACCAGCCCGTTTTTCTTCAGTCGTTCCAAGACTATGCGGACGTGACATATATGCTCTGTTTCATTTGCTGAAGCTATACAGATATCGTCTATAAACACAATGACGAAGTCCAGGTCCCCGAACAGTTTATTCATGAAGCGTGAAAAGTTTGGCTTGCATTGCAGAGGCCAAATGGCATCCGCGTAAATTCGTAGAGACCAAACGGAGTGATAACTGCCGTTTTTGCGATATCGGATTCCTCCACTGGTATATTATGATACGCTCTCACTAAGTCGAGAGTAGTGAATGTTGCCTTACCTTCAAAACGATTAAGCAGATCGTGGACGTGAGGTACTGGGTATCTGTCTGGAACGGTCGCTTTGTTCAGTCGTCGATAGTCTCCAACGAATCTCCACTCGCCATTCTTTTTTGGGACACAATGAAGTGGGCTGGCCCAGCTACTACTCGATGGTCGGCATATCCCAAGTTCACACATTGTCCGAAACTCCTCTCTGGCTGCTCTCAGCTTTTCAGGATGCATTCGCCTGACTTTCGAAGCTATTGGCGGGCCTTTTGTGACGATATGGTGCGTGACATCATGTTTTACTTCACGCTGAACAGTAGATGGTACGATAGTCAGCCAGAATATTCCTCATTGGATGATGCGCGTCGATAGTTTTAATTCCGTAAACTTTTGCCGGCACAAGATCTCCAGTCGCGCGAATCTTGGTTGCACCATCCACCATCTGCCGATTTTTCAAATCCACCAAAAGACCAAAATGCGATAAAAAGTCGGCACCGATGATCGCCTTCGTTACGTCCGCAACTAAAAATTTCCAAGTTAAACGACGACGTAAACCGAGATCGACTGAAATATATTTGCTAGAGTATGCGTtgatttttgttccatttgcaGCGTGCAATGAGAACGGAATTGGTCCAGACAGTTTTTCATGCCGTGTCGCTGGAATGATTGAAACGTCGGAGCCCGTGTCTATGAGAAACCTGGTGTTGCTTGTTCTGTCATAAATGACCAAACGACGACTTTGCATTATATCTTCACCCACTTGCGCCGATTCAAGCGGGTGTTCCCTTAGTTTTTTTGACGATGAAAAACACACGGTTCGCGGCAATGTTGCGCACGAGCGCCATAATTACGATGATACCAACACATAGTTTCTGTTTCCGTAGCATTCCTGTTTGGAACGGAACGACTCCGGCTTCTTCGCGGGCCTGTTTTGAGGCGGCGAATTTCGGCGGATAGGACTTCGATTTCATCCCTCAAAGTAACGATTTCTGCAGCTGAGGTAGCCGATGATGACGCGTTCACGATTTCGACACTGCTGGACGACGAATCCACCATTTTATCCGCCATCTCTGCCAATTTCGAAAGACTGCCATCACTTATGCTTAGCACAGCTCGTACGCTCACGGGCAAacgcttcgaaaaaaaaaattttcattaatttttcgtCTACGTTAAGTCCAACGGCTATTTCTTGCATTCGAGCGAGCAAATGCGTTGGTCGCAAATCTCCCAAATCACACGATCCAAGCAACTGTTCCAATCGAGCTTGGGAGGAAAGAGCAAAACGTGCAATAAGGCGTTCTTTTATAGCGTTATACTTGTCTCTAGCTGGTGGATTTGCGACCAGATCAGATACATGGCATATCACACTTTGATCGATCTTGGCGATGATATGCCagaatttcgtttcgtctttaGTAATTTGTGCCAAGTAGAACTGAGCCTCTGCTTGGGCAAACCACATGTGAGGATCACTTTTCAAGAATTCGGGCAGTTTTACAGCGACTGCGGCTGCCGCTTGCGGCAATTGTGGTTCGTCTTGTTCAGAATTAGACATTTTGAGGTTATAATCGTGAAATGACGCTTCCCGTTTTTGTTGGAATAAACCGACGATTTTATCGATTTAGCGATTTATAACTCGCGTCGGGGTCACCAATTGTGGGAATGCGAGCTGCAACGAATAAAAAACGCGGCGTTTATCGAAAATCTTAGTTTATTATCTTTGAGCAATCAAACACGCGTCCGTAGCTTAGGGTTACAACTCGAAGACTGCTGCTCTCTCTTTCTTCTCTGTAGATGGAAATGTTAGTGATGGTTGAATTTATAGACTGGGGAAAATCTATCGCCACAAATATTACTGCGAAATGTGCTGGTGCAATTCATTACAAGTACCTCAGGCAAATGCAACGATGCTTCGATCAGGCACCATAATGGAATTAATCAAGATAATCGAAGGTGAGCTAACTTATGCCAAAATGTTTAAAAACTCAACAAGGCTTAAAGTGGAACTGCACACTGACTCGAAGTTATCAAATTAGTTAACCAATATTTGATCAAGAAAAAGTACTTCGTCGTGGTTGAGAGGACACAACTTCCAGTTTCTTGAAGACATGTATCACTGTGTAGGAACAACAATTTGTAGGCATTTTGTTATTTGAACAGTGTaacaactgtttcgatttcctAATTATTAGTACTACgaatgtacactaaggtcgctttttacgcgggggatgcgttccaaatttgtatgggcccgcgtaaaaacgacttttttgagttgcaaatataacaaagaaaaccgtccgaAAACGTTAAaatctcgtttgaatatgatagtggccaatctagagaccaaaatgcaatattttaaattttgagtatttacaccaaaattgtgaaaactgatatatgatcactcgtggccaaaaacggaaaacgtgattgaaatgaggtcgatatcttgtaccgtttttgaataatggaggaaagcaacccgcgtgaaaaaaaaaccgcgtaaaaagcgaccttactgtatagggataccatctagtCGGaggtagaaatcaggacacccttttttcggcacaaatttgatctaagctTAAGATCTCCTAGCttgtctcaaggtacgatgttggcctaacaagACAGTGGTCATAGCTTTAAAACCCACCCTGGGAGAGATTGTTATAATAAAATCGGAGCGTTAGTCCCGTAATTGTTCTGTATACTAATAATTGGCCGCAAAGTCTGTGTCCAACAAACAGAAAGATCAAGTTTCGACAGCGTAATATTAGTACCTACGTTTCTTTGATTTAACTGTTATAGATGTGAAGAGGTAGATGAATGAGTAGAATGATTGTAGAATGATAGTCTAAAAATCACAGTGTCGcagtgaaaaaatatgacataGGTGGTTCAATTCTGTTGAAACCGCGGGGCATTTCAAAGGCGTGGGACACGTTTCGTTGGATGTATTTCTAGACGGGACATTTTGTTGAAACACAGGATGCTTAATGATTTCAACATTTCTCTCGTCACatcgcacagtgttttattttgccgttttcatgCGATTAATTGAATAGCAAtataaatgttgattatagccataatgtatgttcggatAAGTTTCaatgtattcaaaaatgcatatttCGTTCTAgaaagatgagtgatcaatccacccaaaagtgagatagagaatttactttttcatcagattgagatagacgagtggtgtcttcggcaaacttTTAGTTGATATCAAAACTAGATACTTTGccgttataacttttttcttagatttctcttttattttttaaaccttctacaaagttttaagccatccaaaaatgcatgtctATGCTAAGCATTGTTATTTTTAAtcacctaaaataaaaaagttatttgacatatttcgatatttttggtgaTACCTTCACGTGAGCCCTCtccaaattacgcaattttacgcaaGTGGCAGTTCCATACGATGAAATAAATATCTTAAGACTTTCAATTAAAGGCACAAACTTTCgtatgtaagagtatgtaagcagcctttcaaaactatttgatgccgatttttgtatacaaaaatatgaatattAAAAAGGTTTGAGTTTTGAAGGTAGCACTAAACcatcttgagctaaacatgcaTGCATGCTTTCGTATGGTTAGAAAAATTACTCCAGCTTGTACCttatatacactacccgtcataagtttagAATCGCTTTACTGCGTATTGCAAcatccagtttgaatattgcaacaccccgaaaagtttagcatcacttgatATGGGCAGATTAATGTAACGCTATCTCTTGATTCCGGAAACCCagagagttgtggtcttcagcaaagttgctcagaAGGTCAGAGGCTTGTAATTGGCGAACAGTATAGTGCGACATTTAGCTGCAACACAactagtgtgcatgtagttcTGAGCGtttcgaccttttttttttcgtaggatttgaaccactgcgaccattgtattgatcttttgtggtatgtttcgaacttagtttagctcaataatcacatatatatatatatatatatatatatatatatatatatatatatatatatatttatatatatatatatatatatatatatatatatatatatatatatatatatatatatatatatatatatatatatatatatatatatatatatatatatatatataaatttgagtcttcagcaaagtttctcagtgtaataagaacaCACGCTAGAGCTTTTCAGTTTTCGTCAGTTTtagatcagaaaattttatgtaacttcgcagaagaatatatatatatatatatatatatatatatatatatatatatatatatatatatatatatatatatatatttatatatatatatatatatatatatatatatatatatatatatatatatatatttttctgcgaagttacataaaattttctgatctaAAACTGACGAAAACTGAAAAGCTCTAGCGTGtgttcttattacactgagaaactttgctgaagactgcaaatttatatatttatatatatatatatatatatatatatatatatatatatatatatatatatatatatatatatatatatatatatatatatatatatatatatatatttatatatatatatatatatatatatatatatatatatatatatatatatatatatatttatatatatgtatatatatatgtgattattgagctaaactaagttcgaaacataccacaaaagatcaatacaatggtcgcagtggttcaaatcCTACGAAAAAAAAAGGTCGAAACGCTCAgaactacatgcacactagtTGTGTTGCAGCTAAATGTCGCACTATACTGTTCGCCAATTACAAGCCTCTGACCTtctgagcaactttgctgaagaccacaactctctGGGTTTCCGGAATCAAGAGATAGCGTTACATTAATCTGCCCATatcaagtgatgctaaacttttcggggtgttgcaatattcaaactggatgTTGCAATACGCAGTAAAGCGATTctaaacttatgacgggtagtgtatataaGGTACAAGCTGGAGTAATTTTTCTAACCATACGAAAGCATGCAtgcatgtttagctcaagatgGTTTAGTGCTACCTTCAAAACTCAAACCTTTTTaatattcatatttttgtatacaaaaatcggcatcaaatagttttgaaaggctgcttacatactcttacatacGAAAGTTAGTGCCTTTAATTGAAAGTCTTAAGATATTTATTTCTTAGTATGGAACTGCCACttgcgtaaaattgcgtaatttggaGAGGGCTCACGTGAAGGTAtcaccaaaaatatcgaaatatgtcaaataacttttttattttaggtgaTTAAAAATAACAATGCTTAGCATagacatgcatttttggatggcttaaaactttgtagaaggtttaaaaaataaaagagaaatctaagaaaaaagttataacggCAAAGTATCTAGTTTTGATATCAACTAAaagtttgccgaagacaccactcgtctatctcaatctgatgaaaaagtaaattctctatctcacttttgggtggattgatcactcatctttcTAGAACGaaatatgcatttttgaatacattGAAACTTatccgaacatacattatggctataatcaacatttataTTGCTATTCAATTAATCGcatgaaaacggcaaaataaaacactgtgcgatGTGACGAGAGAAATGTTGAAATCATTAAGCATCCTGTGTTTCAACAAAATGTCCCGTCTAGAAATACATCCAACGAAACGTGTCCCACGCCTTTGAAATGCCCCGCGGTTTCAACAGAATTGAACCACCtatgtcatattttttcactgCGACACTGTGATTTTTAGACTATCATTCTACAATCATTCTACTCATTCATCTGCCTCTTCACATCTATAACAGTTAAATCAAAGAAACGTAGGTACTAATATTACGCTGTCGAAACTTGATCTTTCTGTTTGTTGGACACAGACTTTGCGGCCAATTATTAGTATACAGAACAATTACGGGACTAACGCTCCGATTTTATTATAACAATCTCTCCCAGGGTGGGTTTTAAAGCTATGaccactggcttgttaggccaacatcgtaccttgagacaaGCTAGGAGATCTTAagcttagatcaaatttgtgccgaaaaaagggtgtcctgatttctacctCCGactagatggtatccctatacagtaaggtcgctttttacgcggttttttcttcacgcgggttgctttcctccattattcaaaaacggtacaagatatcgacctcatttcaatcacgttttccgtttttggccacgagtgatcatatatcagttttcacaattttggtgtaaatactcaaaatttaaaatattgcattttggtctctagattggccactatcatattcaaacgagattTTAACGTTTtcggacggttttctttgttatatttgcaactcaaaaaagtcgtttttacgcgggcccatacaaatttggaacgcatcccccgcgtaaaaagcgaccttagtgtacattcGTAGTACTAATAATTaggaaatcggaacagttgttacACTGTTCAAATAACAAAATGCCTACAAATTGTTGTTCCTACACAGTGATACATGTCTTCAAGAAACTGGAAGTTGTGTCCTCTCAACCACGACGAAGTACTTTTTCTTGATCAAATATTGGTTAACTAATTTGATAACTTCGAGTCAGTGTGCAGTTCCACTTTAAGCCTTGTTGAGTTTTTAAACATTTTGGCATAAGTTAGCTCACCTTCGATTATCTTGATTAATTCCATTATGGTGCCTGATCGAAGCATCGTTGCATTTGCCTGAGGTACTTGTAATGAATTGCACCAGCACATTTCGCAGTAATATTTGTGGCGATAGATTTTCCCCAGTCTATAAATTCAACCATCACTAACATTTCCATCTACAGAGAAGAAAGAGAGAGCAGCAGTCTTCGAGTTGTAACCCTAAGCTACGGACGCGTGTTTGATTGCTCAAAGATAATAAACTAAGATTTTCGATAAACGCCGCGTTTTTTATTCGTTGCAGCTCGCATTCCCACAATTGGTGACCCCGACGCGAGTTATAAATCGCTAAATCGATAAAATCGTCGGTTTATTCCAACAAAAACGGGAAGCGTCATTTCACGATTATAACCTCAAAATGTCTAATTCTGAACAAGACGAACCACAATTGCCGCAAGCGGCAGCCGCAGTCGCTGTAAAACTGCCCGAATTCTTGAAAAGTGATCCTCACATGTGGTTTGCCCAAGCAGAGGCTCAGTTCTACTTGGCACAAATTACtaaagacgaaacgaaattctGGCATATCATCGCCAAGATCGATCAAAGTGTGATATGCCATGTATCTGATCTGGTCGCAAATCCACCAGCTAGAGACAAGTATAACGCTATAAAAGAACGCCTTATTGCACGTTTTGCTCTTTCCTCCCAAGCTCGATTGGAACAGTTGCTTGGATCGTGTGATTTGGGAGATTTGCGACCAACGCATTTGCTCGCTCGAATGCAAGAAATAGCCGTTGGACTTAACGTAGacgaaaaattaatgaaaattttttttttcgaagcgtTTGCCCGTGAGCGTACGAGCTGTGCTATGCATAAGTGATGGCAGTCTTTCGAAATTGGCAGAGATGGCGGATAAAATGGTGGATTCGTCGTCCAGCAGTGTCGAAATCGTGAACGCGTCATCATCGGCTACCTCAGCTGCAGAAATCGTTACTTTGAGGGATGAAATCGAAGTCCTATCCGCCGAAATTCGCCGCCTCAAAACAGGCCCGCGAAGAAGCCGGAGTCGTTCCGTTCCAAACAGGAATGCTACGGAAACAGAAACTATGTGTTGGTATCATCGTAATTATGGCGCTCGTGCGCAACATTGCCGCGAACCGTGTGTTTTTCATCGTCAAAAAAACTAAGGGAACACCCGCTTGAATCGGCGCAAGTGGGTGAAGATATAATGCAAAGTCGTCGTTTGGTCATTTATGACAGAACAAGCAACACCAGGTTTCTCATAGACACGGGCTCCGACGTTTCCATCATTCCAGCGACACGGCATGAAAAACTGTCTGGACCAATTCCGTTCTCATTGCACGCtgcaaatggaacaaaaatcaACGCATACTCTAGCAAATATATTTCAGTCGATCTCGGTTTACGTCGTCGTTTAACTTGGAAATTTTTAGTTGCGGACGTAACGAAGGCGATCATCGGTGCCGACTTTTTATCGCATTTTGGTCTTTTGGTGGATTTGAAAAATCGGCAGATGGTGGATGGTGCAACCAAGATTCGCGCGACTGGAGATCTTGTGCCGGCAAAAGTTTACGGAATTAAAACTATCGACGCGCATCATCCAATGAGGAATATTCTGGCTGACTATCGTACCATCTACTGTTCAGCGTGAAGTAAAACATGATGTCACGCACCATATCGTCACAAAAGGCCCGCCAATAGCTTCGAAAGTCAGGCGAATGCATCCTGAAAAGCTGAGAGCAGCCAGAGAGGAGTTTCGGACAATGTGTGAACTTGGGATATGCCGACCATCGAGTAGTAGCTGGGCCAGCCCACTTCATTGTGTCCCAAAAAAGAATGGCGAGTGGAGATTCGTTGGAGACTATCGACGACTGAACAAAGCGACCGTTCCAGACAGATACCCAGTACCTCACGTCCACGATCTGCTTAATCGTTTTGAAGGTAAGGCAACATTCACTACTCTCGACTTAGTGAGAGCGTATCATAATATACCAGTGGAGGAATCCGATATCGCAAAAACGGCAGTTATCACTCCGTTTGGTCTCTACGAATTTACGCGGATGCCATTTGGCCTCTGCAATgcaagccaaacttttcaacgCTTCATGAATAAACTGTTCGGGGACCTGGACTTCGTCATTGTGTTTATAGACGATATCTGTATAGCTTCAGCAAATGAAACAGAGCATATATGTCACGTCCGCATAGTCTTGGAACGACTGAAGAAAAACGGGCTGGTGATAAATGCAGATAAATGTCACTTCGCAAAGCCAGAAGTAGAATTTCTGGGTTACACGATTAACAAATCAGGAATCCGACCGCTTCCGTCACGAGTTGCAGTAGTTCTAGAATACAGCACTCCTGTTACCGTAAAAGATCTGCGTCGTTTTCTTGCACTAGTAAATGTATACAAGCGTTTCACCCCGCACGCTGTCGAAGTTCAGGGAAACCTTCGAAACCTGATCCCCGATAACAGAAAAAACGATATTAGAAAGATTAGCTGGGATGAACAGTCAGAGCAGGACTTTATGAAATGCAAGCAATCTCTTGCAAACGCTGCTCTGTTGCATTACCCTGATGCCTCGAAGCCAATGGCTTTAATGGTAGATGCTTCAAATTTTGCAGCAGGGGCAGTTCTTCTCAGTTTGATCGAAACGCTTGGCGTCCCCTAGGATTTTTTTCAACCAAATTTTCGCCAAGCCAGCAGAAGTATTCAACGTTTGGTCGTGAGTTAACGGCAATGAAACTTGCTGTTAAATATTTTAGATATCTAATCGAAGGACGTCAATTTACTATCTACACTGACCATTTTCCTCTCACTTGTGCAATAAATAGTGACCCTAGTAGTCGTTTGCCACACGAAGAGCGCTATCTGCGCTATGTGGCAGAGTTCACCACGGATATTCGCCACATCAATGGCAAGGATAATATTGCAGCAGATACCTTATCGGGATTAGAAACCGTTGTTGCAAGTATCGACTATAACGCTATAGCCCAGGATCAAGAAAATGACGAGCAActgcttaaattaaaaaaatccccAGCTACCGGCTTAAAGCTGGAACCGAGAAAATTACCTTATTTAACTAAAccgattttttgtgatgtttcagGACCAAATCGAGTTCGCCCGTACATTCCTGAGCGTCACCGAGTCCATATTTTGCCCCAGCTACACGGCCTTGCTAAAGCAACACGGAAATTGTTAGCAGATCGATTCGTTTGGCCATCAATGAACAAAGATGTCAATCAGTATGTAAAATCATGCCTGCAATGCCAACGTTCAAAGATTTCACGTCATACCGTTGCTCCCCTTTCAACATTTGTGACTCCTAACGCACGTTTCCGTCACATCCACATAGACCTGGTTGGTCCTTTACCGCCCTCTCAAAATTACCGATACTTGCTAACGATAATTGATCGATTTTCGCGCTGGCCAGAAGCCATCCCTTTGAGTGATATGACTGCACCAACAGTCGCTTTTATGCTTTATGCTAGTTGGATTTCGCGGTTCGGTACCCCTGAAACGATTACCACCGATCAAGGACGACAGTTCGAGTCCGAGCTGTTCAAGGAATTAGCTCGATTATTGGGAGTCCACCATATTCATACGACAGCTTACCACCCGCAAGCGAATGGAATGGTGGAGAGATTCCACCGCACGTTGAAAGCCGCCATCATGTGTACCGACGCTAAAGAATGGCATAATCGGCTCCCATTGGTTCTGCTCGGTCTTCGAACCGCTTATCGTGAGGATCTGAAGTGTTCATCTGCAGAGCTGGTATACGGTCAAGCGCTTAGAGTTCCCGGCGAATTCTATGATTTACCGGCAAGTAACATCGATCGCACTGAACTAGCTGCTAAACTCCACAAAACATTCGCGGATCTTAAAGCGCCCGCAG
It includes:
- the LOC129717155 gene encoding uncharacterized protein LOC129717155 — translated: MSNSEQDEPQLPQAAAAVAVKLPEFLKSDPHMWFAQAEAQFYLAQITKDETKFWHIIAKIDQSVICHVSDLVANPPARDKYNAIKERLIARFALSSQARLEQLLGSCDLGDLRPTHLLARMQEIAVGLNVDEKLMKIFFFEAFARERTSCAMHK